In Schaalia sp. JY-X169, the following are encoded in one genomic region:
- a CDS encoding HIT family protein: MSTVFEMIVDGQIPGRFVWADDTCVAILTIEPVAPGHVLVIPRQPVDKWTDLEPGVLDHVMRVAQIIGKAQEVTFSVPRTVVIIAGFEVPHTHVHVIPATSEGAASLKGARAADAVDLDEAAHALREVLRKLGHTKHLPMVMSSSRTF, translated from the coding sequence ATGAGCACTGTTTTCGAAATGATTGTTGATGGCCAGATTCCCGGACGGTTTGTGTGGGCCGACGATACTTGCGTGGCGATCTTGACGATCGAACCGGTGGCCCCCGGACACGTCCTCGTCATCCCCCGCCAGCCGGTCGACAAATGGACGGACCTAGAGCCGGGCGTCCTCGACCACGTCATGCGAGTAGCGCAGATAATCGGTAAGGCACAGGAAGTCACGTTCAGCGTTCCGCGAACCGTGGTGATCATCGCCGGTTTCGAGGTGCCGCACACGCACGTACACGTCATCCCAGCGACATCCGAGGGTGCCGCGTCTCTGAAGGGAGCGCGGGCGGCTGACGCTGTCGATTTGGACGAGGCCGCTCATGCCCTCCGCGAGGTGCTCCGCAAACTGGGACACACCAAACACCTGCCAATGGTGATGTCTTCTTCGAGGACGTTCTAG
- a CDS encoding vitamin K epoxide reductase family protein → MPNASSKAVRWTSPATGIAILFFAIVGLISSIALVQSELEVLQDPEANLLCDVNPLIGCSSSLLSPQAHLLVIPNAAVGLMAFGALAALGAVLTFKGSLPRLVWWGMSAGVLAGVGFVAFFLHASVAVFRALCPYCMLTWVAVLALVPIILGGALASGSFGDRSISSGKTTLKYSWAIALVLYLIVILVIVVTMSDKIGYLF, encoded by the coding sequence GTGCCGAACGCATCATCAAAAGCTGTCAGATGGACCAGCCCGGCCACAGGCATCGCCATCCTCTTCTTCGCGATAGTCGGCCTGATCTCCTCGATTGCGTTGGTCCAGTCGGAGCTTGAAGTGCTCCAAGACCCCGAAGCCAATCTGCTGTGTGATGTGAACCCTCTGATTGGCTGTTCATCATCATTGTTATCACCGCAGGCCCACCTCCTGGTTATCCCCAATGCAGCAGTGGGGCTGATGGCCTTCGGCGCACTGGCCGCCCTCGGCGCCGTCCTTACCTTCAAAGGATCCCTCCCCCGGCTGGTGTGGTGGGGAATGTCTGCTGGCGTCCTCGCCGGGGTCGGTTTCGTGGCGTTCTTCCTGCATGCCTCCGTCGCCGTCTTCCGGGCGCTGTGCCCTTACTGCATGCTGACGTGGGTGGCCGTCCTCGCCCTCGTCCCCATTATCCTGGGCGGCGCGCTGGCATCCGGGTCTTTCGGCGACAGGTCCATCTCTTCGGGTAAGACAACCCTGAAGTACTCCTGGGCAATCGCCCTGGTCCTCTACCTCATTGTCATCCTGGTCATCGTTGTGACCATGTCCGACAAGATTGGCTACCTTTTCTAG
- a CDS encoding DUF1214 domain-containing protein, with the protein MSALVNVDNFAIAETHRMMHDLQHVSGGVNQFTHNREPASINAQAVIRLNRDTLYSFAVIDLEGGATLTIPEHGDRYLSAMIVSERHYVTDVFHDEGTHALSTPEDGTRYAVIALRILVDPTDTADVRAVVSLQDQVGLDCGSDLPFEMPDYDRASFDETREALLSLARNLSGFDRMFGTPDQVDPVRHLIGTAAGWGGLPSEEASYIGVDPRLPLGQYELTVGQVPVDGFWSVSVYNADGFFEPNKADAYTVNNITGTRDPDGRITIRFGDYPPGTPNAIPITEGWNYLVRLYRPHQEILSGKWAFPALTA; encoded by the coding sequence ATGAGTGCCTTGGTTAACGTTGATAACTTTGCAATCGCTGAGACGCACCGCATGATGCATGATCTGCAACACGTTTCGGGAGGCGTGAACCAGTTCACCCACAACCGTGAACCGGCATCGATCAATGCGCAGGCAGTGATCAGATTGAACCGCGACACGCTCTACAGCTTCGCCGTCATCGACCTGGAAGGCGGGGCAACACTGACTATCCCCGAGCACGGTGATCGCTACCTTTCGGCGATGATCGTAAGTGAACGGCACTACGTTACCGATGTGTTCCATGACGAGGGTACACACGCTCTGAGTACCCCGGAAGACGGAACTCGGTATGCGGTGATCGCTTTGCGCATCCTCGTTGATCCGACCGATACCGCCGATGTGCGGGCCGTCGTGTCATTGCAGGACCAGGTCGGGCTGGATTGCGGTTCGGATCTCCCCTTCGAGATGCCCGACTACGACAGGGCCTCGTTTGATGAGACTCGCGAAGCGCTCTTGTCGCTTGCCCGCAACCTTAGTGGCTTTGATCGGATGTTCGGCACGCCCGATCAAGTGGATCCGGTCCGCCACCTCATTGGCACCGCCGCAGGCTGGGGTGGCCTACCTAGTGAGGAGGCCAGCTACATCGGCGTCGACCCCCGCTTGCCTTTAGGGCAATACGAGCTGACGGTCGGGCAGGTCCCGGTCGACGGGTTCTGGTCGGTGTCTGTGTACAACGCGGACGGATTCTTCGAACCCAACAAGGCAGATGCGTACACGGTCAATAACATCACCGGTACCCGTGATCCCGACGGGCGGATCACGATCCGATTCGGCGACTATCCACCAGGCACGCCGAACGCGATACCGATCACTGAGGGTTGGAACTACCTCGTCCGCCTCTACCGCCCGCATCAGGAAATCCTCTCGGGCAAGTGGGCGTTTCCCGCTCTCACCGCGTAA
- a CDS encoding YetF domain-containing protein has product MLGTKPVLVFVDGNPAPESCKATHTSVDDLNSSMRKAGAPTPTDVKCIVLEPNGTYSVIRAGSEFNVDMFSDVVGAERLSGQN; this is encoded by the coding sequence CTGCTTGGGACCAAACCCGTCCTCGTCTTCGTTGACGGCAACCCTGCACCGGAGTCCTGCAAGGCAACACACACTTCCGTTGACGACCTCAACTCTTCGATGAGGAAAGCTGGAGCCCCAACCCCCACCGACGTGAAATGTATCGTTCTGGAACCCAATGGGACCTACTCGGTTATCCGAGCAGGGAGTGAGTTCAATGTCGACATGTTCTCAGACGTTGTGGGAGCGGAGCGTCTCTCAGGACAAAACTAA
- a CDS encoding bifunctional 2-polyprenyl-6-hydroxyphenol methylase/3-demethylubiquinol 3-O-methyltransferase UbiG: MENEQDRPEEAPTTVDAWEQRYADRPQVWSGRVNAALEEVARTLPPGTALDIGSGEGGDVIWLASRGWRATGLDASKTAVERALAAARTHGLSDGSARFVASDLTDIDEVVGSERFNLVTMSFMQSPASLTRRDILKVVAPLVAVGGLLLLTSHAEPPPWSSGRGPRVYPQPAEEEAAVRAVVPGVAWETLEADIRTRVHSHAGREPAELRDTVVLMRRLTGRS, encoded by the coding sequence GTGGAGAACGAACAAGATAGGCCGGAAGAGGCGCCTACCACCGTTGATGCTTGGGAACAGCGTTACGCCGACAGACCTCAAGTCTGGTCGGGGCGTGTCAATGCAGCCCTGGAAGAAGTGGCGCGGACGCTGCCCCCAGGAACAGCCCTCGACATTGGCTCCGGTGAGGGCGGCGATGTTATTTGGCTAGCAAGCCGCGGCTGGCGAGCCACAGGCCTTGACGCATCAAAGACCGCGGTGGAGCGTGCCTTGGCTGCAGCGCGAACCCATGGCCTCAGTGACGGTAGCGCCCGATTCGTTGCATCCGACCTCACCGACATTGATGAGGTTGTGGGATCAGAGCGCTTCAACCTGGTGACAATGTCGTTCATGCAGTCACCCGCATCACTGACGCGCAGGGACATCCTCAAAGTCGTGGCACCGCTGGTGGCGGTCGGAGGGTTGTTGCTCCTCACCTCTCACGCGGAGCCCCCACCGTGGTCAAGTGGTCGGGGACCCAGGGTTTACCCGCAGCCTGCAGAGGAAGAAGCTGCCGTCAGGGCAGTGGTACCAGGCGTCGCTTGGGAAACCCTCGAGGCCGACATCCGCACTCGGGTCCACTCCCATGCCGGTAGAGAGCCTGCCGAGCTCCGAGACACCGTGGTGCTGATGCGGCGGCTCACCGGTCGATCCTAG
- a CDS encoding DUF72 domain-containing protein, with amino-acid sequence MTPTQSDMLLRRLLWVIVGGWKKYDAEGAIGQFFGSGVLELGESLGPVLWQLPPSLGFDASVLEGFLDALPKTLGDAAALAETPPEIPTEVRDQLIRYAVEPRNASFEATEAIEILSRHNAALVMADSAGKHPFFDEVTADFTYVRLHGSPRIYYSNYSEADLEAWAARLRPLLEVGRDCYVYFDNTAAGHAPTNALTLEHLLDADGWAIGGGAAAS; translated from the coding sequence GTGACCCCTACTCAGTCCGATATGTTGCTGCGGCGTCTGCTCTGGGTGATAGTTGGGGGATGGAAGAAGTACGACGCCGAGGGTGCCATTGGCCAGTTTTTCGGCTCGGGCGTACTTGAGCTGGGGGAGAGTCTGGGGCCCGTGCTCTGGCAGCTGCCGCCCTCACTAGGATTTGACGCCTCCGTTCTCGAGGGCTTCCTCGACGCCCTTCCGAAGACCCTTGGGGACGCCGCAGCGCTTGCGGAAACCCCTCCGGAGATCCCTACAGAGGTTCGCGACCAGCTCATCCGGTATGCAGTCGAACCTCGTAACGCCAGTTTCGAGGCGACGGAGGCAATCGAGATTCTGAGTCGCCACAATGCCGCATTAGTCATGGCTGATTCGGCCGGTAAACATCCCTTCTTCGACGAAGTTACTGCGGACTTCACCTATGTCCGGCTACACGGAAGCCCGCGCATCTACTACTCCAACTACTCCGAGGCCGATCTAGAGGCATGGGCGGCGCGTCTGCGCCCCCTTCTTGAGGTGGGTCGGGACTGCTACGTGTACTTTGACAACACCGCCGCGGGCCACGCGCCCACTAACGCGCTGACCCTGGAGCACCTGCTCGATGCCGACGGGTGGGCGATCGGTGGCGGGGCCGCAGCCTCGTAG
- a CDS encoding class C sortase, translating into MNSHRARRSQPGRTAAKVLSLVVLVAGLAVLMYPAVSKWHAASTHTQAVAEYAFLQPDSAFAQFETARQANEVRDLETAGQALVVVGSDVRARVQVPAVKIDLPVYATSSPEDLLRGAGILEGSSLPVGGAGTHAAITAHSGMVTASMFDHLGEVALGDHIYVGVLGQTLAYTVTERVVDTPRDGRARIQPQTGKDLLTLITCTPYGINTHRLLVTAERDLAEEMQFASSASSAAQPAQVDSDRRINAVLVATALFPCTLAASALVIRNKTRKRRNATRLRPRHRSPTRRHRAGAPGSAR; encoded by the coding sequence ATGAACTCCCACAGAGCTCGACGAAGCCAACCCGGCCGCACAGCCGCCAAGGTCCTCTCTTTGGTAGTGCTCGTGGCCGGGTTGGCTGTGCTGATGTATCCAGCCGTCTCCAAATGGCACGCAGCCTCAACCCATACGCAGGCAGTAGCTGAGTACGCATTCCTCCAACCTGACTCAGCCTTTGCCCAGTTCGAAACTGCACGCCAAGCCAATGAGGTGCGGGATCTCGAAACCGCGGGTCAAGCATTGGTTGTCGTCGGTAGCGACGTTCGTGCCCGGGTGCAGGTTCCGGCCGTCAAGATTGACCTACCCGTTTACGCGACCTCCTCGCCCGAAGACCTCCTGCGGGGAGCAGGCATCCTTGAAGGTAGCTCACTTCCTGTAGGTGGGGCGGGCACCCATGCCGCGATCACTGCGCACTCAGGAATGGTTACCGCCTCCATGTTCGACCATCTCGGCGAAGTCGCACTTGGGGACCACATCTACGTTGGGGTACTTGGGCAGACCCTGGCTTACACCGTCACCGAACGGGTCGTCGACACCCCTCGGGACGGTAGAGCTCGGATACAACCACAAACTGGCAAAGACCTTCTAACCCTGATCACCTGTACTCCCTACGGCATTAATACACATCGACTCTTGGTTACCGCGGAGCGCGACCTGGCCGAAGAGATGCAATTTGCTTCAAGTGCCTCCTCCGCGGCACAACCGGCACAGGTCGATTCCGACCGCCGCATTAACGCTGTCCTAGTGGCGACTGCATTGTTCCCATGCACCCTCGCAGCCTCCGCCCTCGTCATCAGAAACAAGACGAGGAAGCGAAGAAACGCTACGAGGCTGCGGCCCCGCCACCGATCGCCCACCCGTCGGCATCGAGCAGGTGCTCCAGGGTCAGCGCGTTAG
- a CDS encoding SpaH/EbpB family LPXTG-anchored major pilin: MRKLTIAAMGIAAVLMGASNVAASAAPPPPLIPDGATGSISVHKYAQPTRYIADNQGMQLPPGDLEGLAPLEGAKFTIEQVAGIDLKTNAGWKKAQSLVDTFDPFNPGAITQNGHGLVNKKEATTNASGLASFKSLPVGLYLVQESQAPTVPANSAVTKSMPFLISVPLTDPQDRQNWVFDVHAYPKNTISRVTKTVNDGSAYALGQAIRFTIDSTIPGGSATTKYVVKDHLDPKLTYRSTTVTIDGQATTDFNATHDKGLVTVTLGATARKAAFDALVGNPNAKVSVTHEAIVAASGEISNQAELTFQREGEPETEVPSTVIETKFGGINVLKHNREGKFLSGAIFEVRASHTKDFATATAVSVNGKSQWATGADGRVTVDGLRYSNWANGATVAEGSPDHNFYWLVEKQAPVGYELLPEPIPFTVTAPVASAATVDVVNSPHNAGGELPKTGAEGSAALLVGGLALIGIGGGALMLSRSRRNSDKA; the protein is encoded by the coding sequence TTGAGAAAACTGACTATTGCAGCGATGGGAATCGCTGCCGTCCTAATGGGTGCATCCAACGTCGCCGCATCTGCCGCTCCCCCTCCCCCTTTGATTCCAGACGGAGCAACCGGGAGCATCAGCGTCCACAAGTACGCTCAGCCCACTCGCTATATAGCGGACAATCAGGGCATGCAACTGCCTCCTGGCGACCTGGAAGGCTTAGCCCCGTTGGAAGGCGCAAAGTTCACGATTGAACAGGTCGCAGGTATTGATTTGAAAACCAATGCCGGTTGGAAGAAAGCTCAATCACTTGTCGACACCTTCGACCCGTTCAACCCCGGTGCGATCACGCAGAACGGTCACGGCCTGGTCAACAAGAAGGAGGCAACCACCAACGCTTCGGGACTTGCATCATTCAAGAGTCTCCCGGTTGGTCTGTATCTTGTTCAAGAGAGCCAGGCTCCAACCGTTCCAGCCAATTCTGCGGTCACTAAGTCAATGCCATTCTTGATCTCAGTTCCTCTCACGGACCCACAGGATCGTCAGAACTGGGTCTTTGACGTCCACGCCTACCCGAAGAACACCATTAGTCGTGTCACAAAGACCGTGAATGACGGCTCCGCATACGCCCTCGGACAGGCGATAAGATTCACGATCGATTCCACCATTCCCGGCGGATCCGCAACTACCAAGTACGTCGTCAAGGACCACCTAGATCCGAAGCTGACCTACCGATCCACAACGGTGACGATCGATGGCCAAGCGACCACGGATTTCAATGCCACACATGACAAAGGCCTTGTTACCGTCACTCTCGGAGCCACCGCAAGGAAGGCAGCTTTTGACGCGCTTGTCGGCAACCCCAATGCAAAGGTGTCAGTCACACATGAGGCCATTGTGGCGGCTTCTGGGGAGATCTCTAACCAAGCGGAGCTGACCTTCCAGCGTGAGGGCGAACCGGAAACAGAGGTTCCCTCCACTGTGATCGAAACCAAGTTTGGAGGGATCAACGTCCTCAAGCACAATCGCGAAGGCAAGTTCTTGAGCGGAGCAATCTTTGAGGTTCGGGCTTCTCACACCAAAGACTTTGCGACTGCGACCGCGGTATCAGTCAACGGAAAGAGCCAGTGGGCCACAGGAGCTGATGGAAGAGTCACTGTTGATGGCTTGCGCTACTCAAACTGGGCGAACGGGGCAACTGTGGCGGAAGGATCGCCAGACCACAACTTTTACTGGCTCGTAGAAAAGCAGGCGCCGGTCGGCTATGAGCTACTTCCCGAACCCATTCCATTTACTGTCACCGCCCCAGTTGCCTCCGCGGCAACGGTAGACGTCGTCAACAGCCCGCACAACGCAGGCGGAGAGCTACCCAAGACAGGTGCCGAGGGGTCAGCTGCTCTTCTGGTCGGTGGACTCGCACTGATAGGCATAGGCGGCGGAGCTCTGATGCTGTCTCGCTCAAGGCGGAACTCCGACAAGGCATGA
- a CDS encoding HAD family phosphatase encodes MSNRPQEEVPGVRATLREAIHAEAEIEPSRIGAFFDVDETLVRGASAYWAAKEMFRRSLFGFRDLGFAAKESFKFILFGENTDKIGSFSSRAAQLVAGNSVEDMQRLGEDIFEKYFVPKVYRATYELLKAHVAAGHTVYLISATPWLIAEEIARQIGAVGGIGTKIKVADGYLIGELDGKIVHGEEKVVAVLEVAAENNLDLSQSWAYSDSANDIPMLSTVGHPVAVNPDRALRAHARANGWQILRAHETKDVVLRLVGRAAVFAALAGGGYLVLTGGAEGDTESLLPPRRRSLIPRDPCGELASSTSTSWHEDVFEYYPL; translated from the coding sequence ATGAGTAACCGTCCGCAGGAAGAAGTTCCCGGGGTTCGAGCGACACTTCGCGAAGCAATCCACGCTGAGGCAGAGATTGAACCTTCCCGAATAGGAGCATTCTTTGATGTCGATGAAACGCTGGTTCGTGGCGCCAGTGCCTACTGGGCCGCGAAAGAGATGTTTCGCCGCTCGCTTTTTGGTTTCCGGGATTTGGGATTTGCTGCAAAGGAGTCCTTCAAGTTCATTCTGTTTGGGGAGAACACGGACAAGATCGGCAGTTTTTCTTCCAGAGCCGCACAGCTGGTAGCAGGTAACTCTGTTGAAGACATGCAGCGCCTAGGCGAGGACATTTTTGAGAAGTACTTCGTTCCCAAGGTTTACAGGGCAACATACGAACTCTTGAAAGCACACGTCGCTGCTGGCCACACGGTCTACCTCATTTCAGCCACGCCGTGGCTGATAGCTGAGGAGATTGCCAGACAGATCGGGGCAGTCGGAGGTATCGGCACCAAGATCAAGGTTGCTGATGGCTACCTGATTGGCGAACTTGACGGGAAAATCGTTCACGGTGAAGAGAAGGTCGTTGCTGTCCTCGAGGTGGCAGCGGAGAACAATCTAGACCTGAGCCAGTCGTGGGCTTACTCGGACTCGGCCAACGACATTCCGATGCTCTCCACCGTTGGCCACCCCGTCGCAGTCAACCCGGACCGCGCCCTTCGGGCCCATGCTCGTGCCAATGGGTGGCAAATTCTACGCGCCCATGAAACAAAAGATGTCGTGTTGCGTTTAGTAGGCCGTGCTGCGGTCTTCGCGGCACTCGCAGGGGGTGGCTACCTGGTTCTGACAGGGGGGGCGGAAGGGGACACGGAAAGCCTTCTCCCTCCGAGGCGGAGAAGCCTGATCCCACGGGATCCCTGTGGGGAACTCGCCTCATCTACTTCGACCAGTTGGCACGAAGACGTGTTTGAGTACTATCCTCTGTAG
- a CDS encoding SDR family oxidoreductase gives MKTSKQTAFVTGASRGIGRAIALGLAESGWNLGIIATDEDALAELAAEIRSSTGSRVSVAAADVGDYRAVSTAVTSLIAEVGVPLLLVNNAGRIDTEVPVWEADPSQLRAVVETNLLGTLYVERAVLSAVLDHNLGDSSGVRGRVVNLVSGAGANSWGIASAYTTSKAAQLRNVGDVDEAGAPHGIRAFGVAPGVVRTDMTTSMAAHAGREEFTPVEATVELICAIGRGELDAWSGRYLRAGTDTADSLTAVAGVLDANPEARRFAVVPWGDKDPLF, from the coding sequence ATGAAAACCAGCAAGCAGACCGCATTCGTTACCGGAGCGAGCCGTGGGATTGGCCGCGCGATCGCCCTCGGGCTTGCCGAGTCAGGTTGGAACCTGGGCATCATCGCGACGGACGAGGACGCGCTCGCTGAACTGGCGGCTGAAATCCGCTCGTCGACAGGCTCTCGGGTCAGTGTCGCTGCCGCAGATGTGGGCGACTACCGGGCGGTGTCAACTGCCGTGACGAGTCTCATCGCCGAGGTTGGTGTCCCCTTGTTGCTGGTAAACAATGCTGGGCGCATCGACACCGAAGTCCCTGTGTGGGAAGCAGACCCGAGCCAGTTGCGGGCAGTTGTGGAAACGAATCTGCTCGGCACGCTTTACGTCGAACGTGCGGTTCTTTCAGCCGTCCTCGATCACAATCTGGGCGACTCTTCAGGCGTACGCGGTCGGGTGGTGAACCTGGTGTCCGGTGCCGGAGCTAACAGCTGGGGGATTGCCAGTGCCTACACAACTAGTAAAGCGGCACAGTTGCGCAACGTGGGGGACGTGGACGAGGCCGGGGCGCCCCATGGAATCCGCGCCTTTGGTGTGGCGCCGGGAGTGGTGCGTACCGACATGACCACTTCCATGGCAGCGCATGCTGGCCGTGAGGAGTTCACGCCCGTGGAAGCAACAGTTGAGCTGATCTGCGCGATTGGGCGTGGCGAGCTGGACGCATGGTCGGGTCGCTACCTCAGGGCGGGCACAGATACGGCCGATAGCCTCACCGCAGTGGCGGGTGTCCTTGACGCCAACCCCGAGGCGCGCCGGTTCGCGGTTGTGCCATGGGGTGACAAGGATCCCCTCTTCTGA
- the ilvA gene encoding threonine ammonia-lyase IlvA has translation MESTEDTQQHARRPGHERGRKDAESSPHAVSARDVDEAAQRLLHVARLTAVDEIDRLTEAAGVRVLVKREDQQVVRSFKLRGAYNRMAQLSESERQAGVVCASAGNHAQGVAMACAQLGIHGTIFLPSSTPRQKRRRIATIGGPWITMQFVDGTFDETQAVALAAAERSWKTYIHPYDDPAVIAGQGSVAKEIAEQLGDSLATVVVPVGGGGLIAGMAAWLSENRPDVRVIGVESEGAASTSAALAAGEPVKLPQVDMFVDGTAVGLAGSCTYDLVRDLVDEVVVVPEGAVCTEMLDLYHLDGIIAEPAGALSTTAISLAAAGLLQGLPLDGVTVGIISGGNNDLTRYNEVQERSQVYRNLRHYFLVSFPQRPGALREFLDDVLGPEDDILYFEYTKKNNRETGPALVGIDTASESSLTDLRERMASSDLRIDELDSDSELLRFLV, from the coding sequence GTGGAAAGCACGGAAGATACTCAGCAACACGCCCGCAGGCCCGGACATGAACGAGGGCGGAAGGACGCGGAATCATCCCCCCATGCCGTTTCTGCACGCGATGTTGATGAGGCTGCGCAACGCCTCTTGCACGTTGCACGGCTCACGGCGGTGGATGAAATCGACAGGCTCACAGAGGCAGCTGGGGTACGCGTTCTGGTAAAGCGTGAAGATCAGCAGGTTGTCCGCTCTTTCAAGCTGCGCGGCGCCTACAACCGAATGGCACAGTTGTCTGAGTCGGAACGGCAAGCGGGAGTGGTGTGTGCATCCGCTGGGAACCACGCGCAGGGTGTTGCGATGGCATGCGCCCAGCTAGGTATCCATGGCACCATCTTTCTTCCTTCCTCCACACCGCGGCAGAAACGGCGCCGCATCGCCACCATCGGTGGCCCCTGGATCACCATGCAGTTCGTGGACGGTACTTTCGACGAAACGCAGGCGGTGGCACTCGCGGCCGCTGAACGTTCCTGGAAGACCTACATCCACCCTTATGACGACCCGGCTGTTATCGCAGGTCAGGGCTCAGTTGCCAAGGAGATTGCCGAGCAGTTAGGCGACAGTCTTGCAACCGTGGTGGTACCGGTCGGAGGTGGCGGCCTCATCGCAGGTATGGCCGCGTGGCTCAGTGAGAACCGTCCTGATGTACGCGTTATTGGCGTTGAGTCCGAGGGCGCCGCTTCCACCTCAGCCGCATTGGCTGCCGGGGAGCCCGTCAAACTCCCGCAGGTCGACATGTTTGTCGACGGCACCGCCGTTGGGCTGGCGGGGTCCTGCACCTACGACCTCGTTCGTGACCTGGTTGACGAGGTCGTGGTGGTTCCCGAAGGTGCGGTCTGCACCGAAATGCTTGACCTCTACCACCTGGATGGAATCATCGCTGAACCCGCCGGCGCACTTTCAACAACTGCGATTTCTTTGGCGGCAGCGGGCCTGCTCCAAGGCCTTCCCCTCGATGGGGTCACCGTCGGCATTATTTCCGGTGGCAACAATGACTTGACTCGCTACAACGAGGTTCAAGAACGGTCCCAGGTTTATCGTAATTTGCGCCACTACTTCCTAGTGTCATTCCCGCAGAGGCCGGGCGCGCTTCGGGAGTTCCTCGATGATGTGCTTGGCCCAGAAGATGACATTCTCTACTTCGAATACACGAAGAAGAACAACCGTGAAACCGGTCCCGCCCTCGTTGGGATCGACACGGCCTCGGAATCTTCACTCACCGATCTGCGCGAGCGCATGGCGTCCTCGGACTTGAGGATCGACGAACTGGACTCAGATTCGGAGCTGTTGCGCTTCCTGGTCTAA
- the orn gene encoding oligoribonuclease — MSTDNSKPVKNPIVWIDCEMTGLDPEVDELVEIAVIITDSDLNPLAEGIDIVIKPSAASLAQMSPFVTQMHTDSGLINEFDSGIPLKDAEVAVLEYVSSIISQPGVAPIAGNSIGQDVRFLRAYMPNLVEYMHYRIIDVSTIKELAKRWYPRVYVCAPEKNGGHRALGDIQDSIVELAYYRRALFPDDLIEEKGVYRRMAEEVRSAADAAFAGDEE; from the coding sequence GTGAGTACTGACAACAGCAAACCCGTAAAGAACCCGATTGTCTGGATAGACTGCGAAATGACAGGTCTGGACCCAGAGGTTGACGAACTGGTGGAGATAGCCGTGATCATCACGGACTCCGACCTCAACCCCTTGGCCGAAGGCATTGACATCGTCATCAAGCCGTCGGCTGCATCTCTGGCGCAGATGTCCCCCTTTGTCACGCAGATGCACACGGACTCGGGTTTGATCAATGAGTTCGACTCCGGAATTCCGCTCAAAGATGCCGAGGTCGCGGTGCTTGAGTACGTGAGTTCGATTATCTCTCAGCCTGGCGTGGCCCCGATTGCCGGCAACTCCATCGGGCAGGACGTGCGCTTTCTCCGCGCCTACATGCCGAACCTGGTCGAGTACATGCACTACCGAATCATCGACGTGTCGACAATCAAGGAGTTGGCGAAGCGCTGGTACCCGCGGGTATACGTTTGTGCGCCTGAGAAGAACGGAGGGCACCGCGCGCTCGGGGACATTCAGGACTCGATAGTTGAGTTGGCCTACTACCGGCGAGCATTGTTCCCCGACGACCTCATCGAAGAGAAGGGTGTGTATCGTCGCATGGCTGAGGAAGTTCGCAGCGCTGCCGATGCCGCGTTCGCGGGCGACGAAGAGTAA
- a CDS encoding single-stranded DNA-binding protein translates to MSMSDLMVLRGRVGTNLTLHRPEDGGGRSFVRFRMVIPRARRNDSGKWEDGEPKWHTIRAWGPLAENMASSLRKGQPLVVIGRPAAHAWVGQDGEIRTELAINAFTAGHDMGFGITNYRRLAPVRPGEDEGPDIRIIPSQSTQPHSEEEAGNDDELETEVAHQADPEVIQEGDALAAGESEEDESTEISDAA, encoded by the coding sequence ATGAGTATGAGTGATCTGATGGTGTTGCGGGGGCGTGTGGGGACCAACCTGACGCTGCATCGACCCGAGGACGGGGGAGGGCGAAGCTTCGTCCGCTTCCGAATGGTCATCCCCCGCGCCAGGCGGAATGACAGTGGCAAGTGGGAGGATGGCGAACCTAAATGGCACACCATCCGCGCGTGGGGTCCACTGGCAGAGAATATGGCGAGTTCTCTTCGAAAAGGGCAGCCCCTGGTCGTCATCGGACGACCCGCGGCTCATGCGTGGGTTGGCCAGGATGGTGAGATACGCACGGAACTTGCGATCAACGCGTTCACGGCCGGACATGACATGGGCTTTGGGATAACGAACTACCGGCGTCTTGCTCCGGTGCGGCCCGGCGAAGACGAGGGGCCAGACATCCGGATCATCCCGTCTCAAAGTACCCAGCCACACTCCGAAGAAGAAGCGGGGAACGACGACGAACTTGAAACGGAGGTGGCACACCAAGCGGATCCGGAGGTGATCCAGGAGGGTGATGCCTTAGCCGCTGGGGAGTCGGAGGAGGACGAATCCACAGAGATTTCTGACGCCGCATGA